In Archangium violaceum, the following are encoded in one genomic region:
- a CDS encoding alpha/beta hydrolase, whose protein sequence is MKNVIERASFAMSLTLAALLLSSCTAAPPVRGAIESRYAEPGPLAIGTELITNDRGEALYQTYFPEPLTTGHPVIVWGNGTDALPSNYDALLRHLASWGFVVIDTFETHTGTGAEILAAARYLVSRHETPGSRFSGKLDVRRIGAAGHSQGSTGVINSHTNFEAGSLITTVVSIALPALRWCDPEDKYDTSRLAIPFLILGGTGDGIISPAADNQRAFDRTAPGVPAAMAIASGASHNEIQGDGGMHRGYLTAWMRYWLAQDGEARAAFAGDMPELAHHPGWLHVALKNLE, encoded by the coding sequence ATGAAGAATGTCATCGAACGAGCTTCCTTCGCGATGAGTCTGACGCTGGCCGCGCTCCTCCTGTCGTCGTGCACCGCCGCTCCCCCCGTGCGGGGTGCCATCGAGTCCCGGTATGCGGAGCCCGGCCCCCTGGCGATCGGAACGGAGCTCATCACGAACGACCGGGGTGAGGCGCTCTATCAGACGTACTTCCCGGAGCCCCTCACCACCGGGCATCCCGTCATCGTCTGGGGAAACGGGACCGATGCACTGCCCTCGAACTACGATGCCCTGCTCCGCCATCTGGCGTCCTGGGGCTTCGTGGTCATCGATACATTCGAGACCCACACCGGAACCGGAGCCGAGATACTCGCCGCCGCCCGCTACCTGGTTTCACGGCATGAGACGCCCGGTTCCCGCTTCTCTGGCAAGCTCGACGTCCGGCGAATCGGCGCGGCCGGACACTCGCAAGGCTCCACCGGGGTCATCAACAGTCATACGAACTTCGAGGCCGGAAGTCTCATCACGACCGTGGTGTCCATCGCGCTGCCCGCCCTCCGCTGGTGCGACCCCGAGGACAAATACGACACGTCCCGGCTCGCCATACCCTTCCTGATCCTGGGAGGCACCGGGGATGGAATCATCTCCCCAGCGGCCGACAACCAGCGGGCCTTCGATCGAACCGCTCCGGGTGTTCCCGCCGCCATGGCCATTGCCTCGGGGGCCAGCCACAACGAAATCCAGGGTGATGGCGGCATGCACCGGGGATACCTGACGGCCTGGATGCGTTACTGGCTCGCCCAGGACGGCGAGGCGAGGGCCGCCTTCGCGGGGGACATGCCCGAGCTCGCCCATCATCCGGGATGGCTACACGTGGCGCTCAAGAACCTCGAGTAG